In one Deinococcus sp. QL22 genomic region, the following are encoded:
- a CDS encoding WecB/TagA/CpsF family glycosyltransferase: MINLGAHSILGVKIHAVDYDYAVKVIREAARNKQAFTVSALAVHGVMTGMTNAEHARRLNGLNLVVPDGQPVRWALGLLHGKSLPDRVYGPELTLRVAQALAEDDLSVYLYGSQPAVLERFAQNLQAKFPGLRVAGMEASKFRQTTPEEQQAIAERIRESGANAVFVGLGCPRQEVWAFEYAPLLNLPILAVGAAFDFHAGTLPQAPKRMQNAGLEWLFRLIQEPRRLWKRYVLLNPLFLWNLFLQGIRVRPFPVNLPNGQEQPQRYG; the protein is encoded by the coding sequence ATGATCAATCTGGGCGCACATTCGATCTTGGGCGTGAAAATCCATGCCGTCGACTACGACTATGCGGTGAAGGTCATCCGTGAGGCCGCACGCAACAAGCAGGCGTTTACGGTGAGTGCGCTGGCCGTTCACGGCGTCATGACCGGCATGACCAATGCCGAGCACGCCCGCCGCTTAAATGGGCTGAATCTGGTGGTGCCCGACGGCCAACCCGTGCGCTGGGCGCTGGGGTTGTTGCACGGCAAAAGCCTACCCGACCGGGTGTACGGCCCCGAATTGACCCTGCGGGTCGCTCAAGCTTTGGCCGAAGACGACCTCAGCGTGTACCTCTACGGCAGCCAACCCGCCGTGCTGGAACGCTTTGCCCAAAATTTGCAGGCCAAGTTTCCGGGGTTGCGGGTCGCGGGCATGGAAGCCTCCAAGTTTCGCCAGACCACCCCCGAAGAGCAGCAGGCCATCGCAGAACGCATCCGCGAATCGGGCGCGAATGCCGTGTTCGTGGGCCTCGGCTGCCCGCGCCAAGAAGTCTGGGCCTTCGAGTACGCGCCGCTGCTCAACCTGCCGATTCTGGCAGTCGGCGCGGCCTTTGATTTCCACGCGGGCACCTTGCCGCAGGCTCCCAAGCGCATGCAAAACGCGGGGCTGGAATGGCTGTTCCGTCTGATTCAAGAACCCCGCCGCCTCTGGAAACGCTATGTCCTCCTTAATCCCCTGTTCCTGTGGAATCTGTTCTTGCAGGGCATCCGGGTGCGCCCTTTTCCAGTAAATTTGCCCAATGGGCAGGAGCAACCTCAACGTTACGGCTAA
- a CDS encoding NAD-dependent epimerase/dehydratase family protein, producing the protein MGVALISGSAGLIGSEAVRFFAALGLDVVGIDNDMRQYFFGEEASTRWNRSRLETQIGNYHHQDVDIRDASALDAVFAKYGKSIELVIHTAAQPSHDWAARDPFVDFSVNANGTLNMLEAARAHCPDAPFIFTSTNKVYGDTPNFLPLQELATRWEIDPTHRYSPGIAEDMSIDQSKHSLFGASKVAADVLVQEYGRYFGMKTVSFRGGCLTGPNHSGTQLHGFLAYLMKCAMTGTPYTIFGYQGKQVRDNIHSADLIAAFAEFFQHPRSGEVYNIGGGRESNCSMLEAIALCQEITGRELNHTYAEDNRSGDHIWYISDLAKFKAHYPGWGITYDVPRILQEMHSVNQERWAVT; encoded by the coding sequence ATGGGTGTAGCGTTGATCTCAGGATCTGCCGGTCTGATCGGCTCCGAAGCGGTGCGGTTTTTTGCTGCACTGGGCCTAGACGTTGTGGGCATTGACAACGATATGCGTCAGTATTTCTTTGGTGAGGAAGCCTCGACGCGCTGGAACCGCAGCCGCTTGGAGACCCAGATAGGCAATTATCACCACCAAGACGTCGATATTCGGGATGCCTCGGCGCTGGACGCCGTATTTGCTAAATACGGTAAGTCTATTGAACTCGTGATTCATACGGCGGCGCAGCCTTCGCATGACTGGGCGGCCCGCGATCCTTTCGTGGATTTCTCGGTAAACGCCAACGGCACGCTGAACATGCTGGAAGCGGCCCGCGCCCACTGCCCCGACGCGCCCTTTATTTTCACCTCGACCAACAAGGTGTACGGCGATACACCCAACTTTTTGCCGCTACAGGAACTGGCGACCCGCTGGGAAATTGATCCCACACACCGTTACTCGCCTGGCATTGCCGAAGACATGAGCATCGACCAGAGCAAGCACTCGCTGTTCGGGGCCTCCAAGGTAGCCGCCGACGTGCTGGTGCAGGAATACGGGCGCTACTTTGGCATGAAAACCGTGTCGTTCCGGGGCGGCTGTCTGACCGGGCCAAACCACTCCGGCACGCAGTTGCACGGCTTTTTGGCCTACCTGATGAAGTGCGCCATGACCGGTACGCCCTACACCATTTTCGGCTATCAGGGCAAACAGGTGCGCGACAATATCCATTCCGCCGACCTGATTGCCGCCTTTGCCGAATTCTTCCAGCACCCGCGTTCCGGCGAGGTCTACAACATCGGCGGCGGGCGCGAAAGCAACTGCTCCATGCTGGAAGCCATCGCGCTGTGCCAGGAGATCACGGGCCGCGAACTGAACCACACCTACGCCGAAGACAACCGCAGCGGCGACCATATCTGGTACATCAGCGACCTTGCCAAGTTCAAGGCGCACTATCCGGGCTGGGGCATCACTTACGATGTGCCGCGCATTTTGCAAGAAATGCATTCGGTCAATCAGGAGCGGTGGGCCGTTACATGA
- a CDS encoding NAD-dependent epimerase/dehydratase family protein translates to MNLPDNSKIFVAYPAGALRDALVARLTAHGHDNLVVADMLDLRDKGPVLEFFERELPDYVFFMSAQARSLDADTFQPPQWLRDNLLSVTNVVDAAYLYDVTKLLCLDCSATLLEDAALPLQRQHRPSARLEEARYACAVTRRATTELCDSYRRQYNCNFVSAMSSSVYGPGVRSEPGCALVPTLLEEMQRATEANLPVFQVLGHPQERHALLHIDDLTNATMFLMGEAAQSGQFGVGLTQSTTLSELVDLAATLTGYRGTFEFGPRTSPMSSPTTELALEQLGWRPTVTLQSGMSDTARWQVQAHYSAQY, encoded by the coding sequence GTGAATCTTCCTGACAACAGCAAGATTTTCGTGGCCTATCCGGCGGGCGCCCTCAGAGACGCCTTGGTGGCCCGTTTAACGGCGCATGGACACGACAATCTGGTAGTCGCCGATATGCTGGACTTGCGCGACAAGGGGCCGGTTCTCGAATTTTTTGAGCGCGAACTTCCCGATTACGTCTTTTTTATGTCAGCGCAGGCCAGAAGTCTGGACGCCGATACCTTTCAGCCTCCGCAGTGGCTGCGCGACAACCTGCTCAGCGTGACCAATGTTGTGGATGCGGCCTATCTGTACGACGTGACCAAACTGCTGTGCCTCGATTGCAGCGCCACGCTGCTGGAAGACGCCGCACTCCCCTTACAGCGCCAGCACCGGCCCTCAGCGCGGCTTGAAGAAGCCCGTTACGCCTGTGCGGTGACGCGCCGGGCCACCACTGAGCTGTGCGACAGTTACCGCCGTCAGTACAACTGCAACTTTGTGAGCGCGATGAGCAGCAGCGTGTACGGGCCGGGTGTGCGCTCCGAACCGGGCTGCGCCCTCGTGCCGACCCTGCTCGAAGAGATGCAGCGGGCAACCGAAGCCAATCTGCCTGTCTTCCAGGTGTTAGGCCACCCACAAGAACGGCACGCGCTGCTGCACATCGATGATCTGACCAACGCCACCATGTTCCTGATGGGTGAGGCCGCGCAGTCTGGACAGTTTGGCGTGGGATTGACGCAGTCCACCACCCTATCCGAACTGGTCGATCTAGCGGCCACGCTGACGGGCTACCGGGGCACCTTTGAATTTGGCCCACGTACTTCGCCCATGTCATCCCCTACGACTGAACTGGCCCTCGAGCAACTGGGGTGGCGGCCCACCGTCACCTTGCAGTCGGGCATGTCCGACACCGCCCGCTGGCAAGTTCAAGCCCACTATTCGGCCCAGTATTAA